In the Girardinichthys multiradiatus isolate DD_20200921_A chromosome 4, DD_fGirMul_XY1, whole genome shotgun sequence genome, one interval contains:
- the LOC124867313 gene encoding uncharacterized protein LOC124867313 — protein sequence MDVSDDEISEIPLANNLIQPQIYNKTPRECFVAEEDSTEDPDRENLQPQQQFSYTTLVEDFVPETEHLEVTPSDTVFAPKEKPAELSQVEDFKSEQLLSEATCVKDMVPQKMDPLTPLEKCDQDADVLRESNKTYVSLCWGILMSRAIQKSELNSFSPKNYQLTHKRLFDQIWTALAKKDIHINPDSLSKQNKKIFSGFCKKLDCPDELLLSLMVLNFPETDSEIVSSFIKQVSKLQNKPRSFKEALAHLGRSILKLIPKQKMHCEESSQTNEHWLGKSGKTPSETPEFSGMSAAGDNSPKDTAQSSHIQENVSKKAAKPVLHNPDYYAMLEEKMKAATLTQEKRMAVQILVTKLICKIIKRSPKCIPQSECDKIIERLSKQIWDEVESISQEISPKQIERLNRAIFVDLSKEWHNSDMLSLLRLGMSSIDTRVVSVVRHNLLNPPKKFWKVRSFFSPARIFRHLL from the coding sequence ATGGACGTATCTGATGATGAGATATCTGAAATTCCCCTAGCAAATAATCTAATTCAGCCAcaaatttacaacaaaacaCCGAGGGAATGTTTCGTTGCAGAGGAGGACTCCACAGAGGACCCCGATAGGGAAAATCTTCAGCCTCAGCAGCAGTTTTCATACACCACACTAGTTGAAGACTTTGTCCCAGAGACTGAGCATTTAGAAGTGACACCTTCAGACACTGTCTTCGCACCAAAGGAGAAGCCAGCCGAGCTCTCACAGGTGGAAGATTTCAAATCTGAGCAGCTGTTATCAGAAGCTACTTGTGTAAAGGACATGGTGCCTCAGAAAATGGATCCCCTCACACCGCTGGAAAAATGTGATCAGGATGCAGATGTACTAAGAGAAAGTAACAAAACATATGTAAGCCTATGTTGGGGAATCCTGATGTCCCGGGCCATTCAAAAATCCGAGTTAAACTCCTTTTCTCCTAAAAACTATCAACTCACCCACAAACGTCTATTTGACCAAATCTGGACTGCTTTAGCAAAAAAAGACATACACATCAACCCAGATTCATTATcaaaacagaacaagaaaatTTTCAGTGGCTTTTGCAAGAAGCTCGACTGTCCAGATGAACTTCTGTTGTctttaatggttttaaacttCCCAGAGACAGATAGTGAGATTGTCTCATCTTTCATAAAACAAGTCAGCAAACTCCAAAATAAACCCCGTTCTTTTAAGGAGGCCTTAGCACATTTAGGTAGATCCATACTGAAGCTTATACCGAAACAAAAGATGCACTGTGAGGAGTCCAGTCAAACCAATGAGCATTGGCTTGGAAAATCTGGCAAGACTCCATCCGAAACACCAGAGTTCTCAGGGATGTCCGCTGCAGGTGATAACTCTCCTAAAGACACAGCACAGTCATCACATATCCAAGAGAATGTATCTAAAAAAGCAGCTAAACCAGTACTGCATAACCCAGATTATTATGCCATGTTGGAGGAAAAGATGAAGGCTGCAACACTTACACAGGAGAAGAGAATGGCTGTACAGATCCTAGTTACAAAGCTGATATGCAAGATCATTAAACGGTCACCTAAATGCATTCCTCAGAGTGAGTGTGATAAGATCATTGAGCGTCTCAGCAAGCAAATCTGGGATGAAGTTGAGTCTATAAGCCAGGAAATATCCCCCAAACAGATTGAAAGACTCAACAGGGCTATTTTTGTGGATCTCAGTAAGGAATGGCATAATTCAGACATGCTCAGTTTGCTGCGGTTAGGGATGTCATCTATTGATACAAGAGTTGTGTCAGTGGTCAGGCATAATCTGCTTAATCCTCCTAAGAAGTTTTGGAAGGTTAGAAGTTTCTTTAGCCCAGCTAGGATTTTCAGACACCTACTCTAA